Proteins from a genomic interval of Zingiber officinale cultivar Zhangliang chromosome 2A, Zo_v1.1, whole genome shotgun sequence:
- the LOC122041028 gene encoding heparanase-like protein 3 has product MSRIGSGGDLPRLLGYCLFLCLAGHVGAHSGISDAEAGVYSNAVVIDGTAPIAVTDEDFICATLDWWPPEKCDYGTCSWGMASMLNLNLSSPILLNVIKAFSPLKLRLGGSLQDKVIYETLDSKQPCTPFAYNASEMFSFTEGCLPLARWDELNEFFQKTGAIIIFGLNALNGRVKQSDGSVGGPWNYTNAASLIRYTVNKGYTIFGWELGNELSGSGVGTKVDADQYSADVVNLKRIVDDIYQGFPVKPLVLAPGGFFDAAWFADLVDKAKPNSLDVLTHHIYNLGPGVDKHLVEKILDPTYLDGEASVFRDMQGLIRISGTKATSWVGEAGGAYNSGHHLVTDAFVFSFWYLDQLGMSATYDTKTYCRQSLVGGNYGLLNTTTFHPNPDYYSALLWHRLMGTRVLATNLIGREPSLIRAYAHCAKESEGVTLLLINLSGNTTTQLPIISPTSYSLGRKHHPGAARSKIPSLSAEDTREEYHLTAKDGDLHSQTMLLNGNALELDADGNIPTLDPIKVDASRPIIIAPFSIIFAHIPSFRPPACR; this is encoded by the exons ATGAGCAGGATTGGTAGTGGTGGTGATCTTCCTCGGCTGCTGGGGTACTGTCTATTTCTGTGCCTCGCGGGACATGTCGGAGCGCACTCCGGCATATCGGATGCAGAAGCAGGGGTATACAGCAATGCTGTTGTTATCGACGGTACAGCCCCTATCGCCGTGACCGATGAAGATTTCATCTGCGCTACTCTGGACTGGTGGCCACCTGAGAAATGTGACTATGGGACATGCAGCTGGGGAATGGCATCCATGCTCAATCTG AATCTTTCCAGTCCGATCTTGTTGAATGTTATAAAAG CTTTTTCACCGCTGAAGCTTCGGCTGGGGGGCTCCTTGCAAGATAAGGTGATATATGAGACATTAGACTCTAAGCAGCCATGCACGCCCTTCGCATACAACGCATCGGAGATGTTTAGTTTCACTGAAGGCTGCTTACCTTTGGCCAGATGGGATGAACTAAACGAGTTCTTCCAGAAAACAGG GGCGATCATAATTTTTGGCTTGAATGCTCTAAATGGAAGGGTTAAGCAGAGTGATGGCTCAGTTGGAGGACCTTGGAACTACACCAACGCTGCTTCTCTCATTCGTTATACAGTCAACAAGGGTTACACAATTTTCGGTTGGGAGCTCG GAAACGAGTTAAGTGGATCGGGCGTGGGAACTAAAGTCGACGCAGATCAGTATTCCGCAGATGTTGTCAACCTCAAACGGATCGTCGACGACATCTACCAAGGCTTCCCAGTAAAACCACTGGTGTTAGCACCAGGGGGCTTCTTTGACGCCGCCTGGTTCGCTGACCTCGTCGACAAAGCAAAACCTAACTCGTTGGATGTGCTCACTCACCACATTTACAACCTTGGCCCAG GTGTGGACAAGCATTTGGTTGAGAAAATTCTGGACCCGACTTATCTGGACGGCGAGGCGAGCGTATTCAGAGATATGCAAGGGCTTATCAGGATTAGTGGGACTAAAGCGACCAGTTGGGTTGGCGAAGCTGGAGGGGCTTACAACAGTGGCCACCATCTTGTGACTGACGCATTCGTCTTCAGCTTCTG GTACCTGGACCAACTCGGCATGTCCGCCACCTACGACACCAAGACATACTGCCGGCAGTCGTTGGTGGGTGGAAACTACGGCCTTCTCAACACAACCACCTTCCATCCAAATCCTGACTACTACAG CGCTCTATTGTGGCATCGATTGATGGGAACCCGGGTTTTGGCGACAAATTTAATCGGGAGAGAGCCCAGTTTGATCAGAGCATATGCTCACTGCGCAAAAGAATCA GAAGGAGTCACTCTGCTATTGATCAATCTCAGTGGCAACACCACGACTCAGCTTCCGATCATAAGCCCGACTTCTTATTCGCTCGGCCGGAAGCATCATCCGGGGGCTGCTAGATCAAAGATTCCTAGTCTGTCGGCAGAGGACACAAGGGAAGAGTACCACCTCACAGCCAAGGACGGTGACCTCCACAGCCAGACAATGCTGCTGAATGGCAATGCGTTGGAATTAGATGCTGACGGGAATATTCCGACGTTGGATCCTATTAAAGTTGACGCATCGCGGCCGATCATAATCGCTCCGTTCTCTATCATATTCGCGCACATTCCTTCTTTTCGACCTCCTGCATGTAGGTAG